In the genome of Primulina tabacum isolate GXHZ01 chromosome 13, ASM2559414v2, whole genome shotgun sequence, the window TTCTCTATTTTAATGTCATCAACATCATTATCACCAGTAAGCATAGAGACCACATTTGACATCACCGGCCGAAGTTTCGGATTGTCTTGCGCGCAGATTAGGCCAATCTTCAAGAATCTACACGCTTGTTCTTCATCGAATCGTCCATCCAGCGATGGGTCTACCAATTTTGCCAGCTCGTTTCTCTGGTAAAGTTTCCATGCCTGCAATGTACTTTAGTATACAAGGCAACAAAGGCCAACAAGAGGATGAACCCAAAAACTAGTGTATTAGAGAATAGTTTCTAATTTTATTAGCCACTCCCCAATTTCTCAAGTTGCCGATATGAAATATAGAATTATCGAAATCTTCAGCAACCAACGCCCAAAATCGCTCACTCTTGAAGATTTTCACTAGAACATAAATGCGCATCACATTATCCTCCGAAAGTGCTAGCTAGTCTATTATTTTGGGGAGTATAGATAATGTGGGACTTGTAACGTAGTAATCCAGATGTATGGAGGAAAATGGCCATAAGTCTTTTATCATAAGGATCGTTAGATTCAATCCAAAAATAAGATACTGCAGAAAAAGCAAGTAATTGTAGTTGATTTCTCCTAAACTTCTCACCATTTCGAGGATTTGACGTTCATCTGGGGGCAATAGCATATTTGTGTTGCATCGCCCAGTGACTATTTCGATAAGCAGAACACCATAACTGTAAATATCCGACCTTCGTGTCACCTGACCGCTTATGGCATATTCCGGTGCCAAATAACCTCTGCAACCAAAAAGCTGAGATGTTAAGAAAATGAAGTCCAGTACTCCTAGATTTTTGAAATCTACTAGGAACCAATGAGCAatgttacaaaaaaaaaataataaaattaaaagggTAAAAAGAGAAAGCTTCAAGCTCTGAATGGTAAATAAGACTTCACAACTTACATGGTTCCTGCCACACGGGTACTAACGTGAGTTGTGTTCGCAGGGATGAGCTTTGCAAGGCCAAAATCTGCAATTTTAGGGGTCAAATCTTTCCCAAGAAGAATATTGCTCGCTTTGATATCTCGGTGGACAATATGGGGTGTCACAACCTCGTGCAGAAAGGCTAGTCCTCGTGCCACTCCAATGCAAATTTTAACCCGAGCTACCCAGCTAAAATGTATAGTTTTGCTGCAATATCCACCTGGAGCAGGAGTACGTAAAGTTTATCGGACCATTTCTTCAAAACATAGCAAAACAGAGATACTACCTAGaaataaagagagaaatatatttaaaacaaCGCACCAAGAAATCTGTGTGCTAGACTGTTGTTTTCAAGATACTCGTAAACAAGAATTCTTTGGTCGCCTTCCACACAACAGCCATAAAGCTTTACTAAATTTTCATGATCTATATCCCAAATGGCTTGAATCTCATTCAAGAACTCTCTTTTTCCTTGCCTCGACTCGGACGACATAACCTTTATCGCTCCCATCTTCCCCTTCCCGAAATGTCCCTACTTGTAAATTCGTTATTAAATATTGCAATGAACTCAAATTGTAAACATAGGTACACAATAGAAAATACTTTGTTTTACCTTATAAACGCATCCAAATCCCCCCTCCCCGATTTTATTTTCACTGCTAAAATCATTGGTCGCCTTCCTCAGCGCCTCATACGAGTAGGCGTTAACCTTGTGGACTCCTGGGAACTCTGCAAATAAGTTCATATTTCGTCAAAATCAAAATTAGTGCACCAATTAAAGTCGTTCGCATGATCTAAACTATACCATCATCAAGCTCAGCCCAATGTCTAGTTCCCGAATCCTTTCTTCTACAACATAAGCAAGAAAAGCAGGCCATAACTACAATATCAGCAGGTGGCTTCTCCCAACAGAGCCAAGTACTTCATTCACAAGGAAAAGAACACAATTAAGGATCATAATTCATAGGAAAACACTTTATAATAATTCACCAGATATTTTTTGGCAAGCAAGAAGTTGGTAAATCTGTATAATTCTAGTCAACTTTTGATATCTGTCCAATTGAATAATTCTTCTATCATCGTACATTCTTTGTTTCTCTCTTCAGTAATTATGAACCAAAGTTCGTTTAAAagattatcaagaataaaaaacACTCAGGCATGAAATGACAACGGATCCGTAGATTGGCATCCAACTTCATTCTTACTTCTAACGATACAAGTAAAGCGTAATTTTAACCAAAACTAAAGCAAAATAACCAGTCAAGCGTgctttaataataaaaaataagaatTAAATGAAGTGAAGAGAAAAAACCATTTTTTGGAAAGAAGCTAACAAATTGGTGCAAAGTTAAACGAAACACAGGCCACCAGTTGAGAAAATCCACCTGAACCCAGAAACTTAAGCAGGGAATCTCTTGAATGGTAAAGATAAAGCGGAGACTTCAGATCAAGCAAATCTTAATTGCTGGGAAACATATCAATACTCTCTGTAGTAATCACGCAGCGCTAAATCCTCAATCTCGATATTAAATAGTGATGTTCTTCAAAAGTTGACCGTGGTTCATGAATGCTATGTGAAAAATCTTGAAACTTTCATACTGGGAcacaaatttttaaacaaatttattgatggGTCTTCATGAATCGATGGTTGAAATCGAAAAGCTAGCTAATGACCAATTGAAAGTTTTGCAAAGGGGAGTTGACTTGAGCGCTGTAGGAGTCAAGCCTGAAGCGTAGGACAAGTTATTTCTAGCCACCAACTTTTTGCCTAAAATATATAAGTTTCACTCAAATTCATTCATCAAGCCGAGTTGATTCGATTCATTTACAAAACCATCGAACCCACTCAAGATTTATTACACTTTACCTAAAGTGGTGACATCAAATTTGATTTGCAGGAACATTCAAGATTCCAATCAACAACATTGTTTTGTAAAAATTATCTTCGTTCATAGTCATAGTTATTGTTCATAAAATTTTACTGTTTAAATAAGTAAAATCGTATATGCCATACGTCTCTCTCTATAGAAATATTTacataatcaaaatctgatAATATTTGCACTCTATTTTGTATTATCTACCTATTATTGACAAAGTGAATTGTATAAAAAAAAGGTTTAAATAACAACAATACTCAAATATATCACCCAAAATGATGGCATTAAATCTCGTTTTCAGAAATATTCAAGATTCAAACTCACAAACATTGTaagtaaaaattatttttgtttgtAGTAATAGTTattgttaataaaattttacaaTTTAACAAGAAAAATcgtgtatgtatatatgatATGTCTctctttataaaaatatacaCAGCTTCAAAGACTAACATTTGAAGTCTATTGTGTTATCTACATTTTATCAATGTATAAAGACATACATACATACAGTTTCAAAGACTAATGAGATTTGTACtctattttgtgttttttttttatataaatcaatttctaaaatttattgACAAAGTGGGATGAAAAATAAACGGAGTGCAACTCAACTTCAAATTCAAGAAAGAGAGGTCCTATCATTACTATAAATGATATCCTTTCATTGTTGCGAGAGCTCTAATCTTAATTTATCCTGTTGTTTCCGATCCATCTTGTTGCCCGGCGCTCGCCTTTGGTTGATGCAGCGCGGAGTACACTTCATTTGCAAAAACAGATTATCTTGGAAGTTCATACATTAGCAACATAAGCTTTGAAGTAAACGACATTGTAGCATGAGAAGAAGGCGCATAATTAAAAGTCGCATATCGTGCAAGGAAAGCTGTGAGGTGAAAGGTGTGTTGTTCAAAGCTTCAGTGCATAGGAGTTGTAAGTGTTTGTATCATTGACTAGATGCTTCGGTCGAGGGTTGTTTATCTTCTTCAAACCCGTGACTCCAGTCTTCAGTGATTAAGCCCGGTTTCTCT includes:
- the LOC142522608 gene encoding cold-responsive protein kinase 1-like, translating into MACFSCLCCRRKDSGTRHWAELDDEFPGVHKVNAYSYEALRKATNDFSSENKIGEGGFGCVYKGHFGKGKMGAIKVMSSESRQGKREFLNEIQAIWDIDHENLVKLYGCCVEGDQRILVYEYLENNSLAHRFLGGYCSKTIHFSWVARVKICIGVARGLAFLHEVVTPHIVHRDIKASNILLGKDLTPKIADFGLAKLIPANTTHVSTRVAGTIGYLAPEYAISGQVTRRSDIYSYGVLLIEIVTGRCNTNMLLPPDERQILEMAWKLYQRNELAKLVDPSLDGRFDEEQACRFLKIGLICAQDNPKLRPVMSNVVSMLTGDNDVDDIKIEKPGLITDIMGLKKGNNPRPKPLVTDTNTCDSSDSDALNNTTFTSALSSYDETFTSAPYSHPTISFDSTNDRSI